The following is a genomic window from Cardinium endosymbiont of Dermatophagoides farinae.
TTTCAGAAGAAAAATGCTTATTTAAGCTAAATGAGTTTAATAGGTTTATGATATATATAAATATGGATTACCCTTTCGATGGGATAGCAGAATTGTGTGCGTTCAGCACTGTGGCAGAAATTTGTCTTTCGGCATGTTTCAGATATGATTTTAGGACAAATTTTTAGCATAAACGCCTTATTTTTTCCATAAATTTTAGTAAAAGACTAGAAAAAACTCGTTTTCTGCCACAGTGCTGAACGCACACGCAGAATTATGCGCTAAAAAGGTATTAGCCAAAACCAAATATCCAGATCTATATTGGGTGAATAATGATTTCTTTAGTGCCGGAATCTTTAAACCAAAATATATGGAATGTAACGATATAGAATATCTATTTATATTATAGGATAACTATATAAAAATGTTCAGACAAGGTCCTGGATACTAGATCTGGATAAACCAGTAAGAGCAATAATATCTTCTAAAGGGTAACGCTTTGCAAGCATAGCTCTAGCGATAGAAAGCGCTTTTTCAGTTTCTCCCTCTAGCTTGCCCTCTAACTTACCCTCTAATTTACCCTCTAGTTTACCCTCTAACTTACCTTTTTCCTGTCCTATTTTGATACCACTCTCCTGCCCTATTCGGATACCCTCTTCCCTATATTTTTGTGCTATAGTTCTCATAAGATCTTCTTTATCTTCTTTAGGAAGATGTTCCCTAATGATATTTTCTAAATTTGAGTACTTGTCTTCTGGTAATTTACTATCAGTATACCATAAAAAAGTCCTTATGTAAATATAACCTTTTTCCTTGTCTAGGACAATAGATGATTGAAAGTTTTCTAAAAATTCCTCCCATAGCTTAAGCATATCACGGGTGTGAACATATTTCATGAAGTATTCCAGCATACCTAGATGCGCCTTATTCTTAATTTGATCATCTGGCATAGAATATAAGTCTATCAATCGATAATCACCTCCCATAAACTCTTTAGCAAGGCTAGGTTCACTAAACAATTCCCATAAATTTCTTGGGACAGTAAAAGGTGTATTACCATGGTATACGACCAGCGGAATTATTAGTGGAAGTTTTGATTTCTTTTTCGTCTTATGCCTTTCAAGTAAGAGAAACATATATTTCCATAACTTAAATGCTGTCCAATACTTAGGACTAACCTCCGCTTCTATCAATGTGTAAATGAATGCTTTATCATTATTCTTCATCTTTATAGAGAATACTAAATCACTGAATTTTTGCTTTAAATTATCCTCTACATATGATTCTTTTTCTATTTTAAGCGTGTTTAGATCTAACAATGATTTACACGATTCTGGTAAATAATGGCTAAGAAACTCATGGGCAGCTACTGGATCGGATAGAATTTTTTTTGCTAAGCTGTCATGTTTTAGTCTTTCTGTCATAAAGATAACTTACTAAAAAGCATTAAATAGTTGGAAAAACAATCTGTAATAATTACTTAAGTGTATTTACAAATACAAATATAATATATTGATTATTTCAAGTTACAAAAAAGTATTTATTTTTAATTTCCATGAGATATGTTTCTAATTTTTTGTTACAATATCTTTTTCTTTATTTGTATTTTCATAATATTCTAGTGCTTGCTTGGCGGCTTGTTCTAAAGTTATCCCTATTTCTCTTCCTAAGTATGTATTGGCTATTTGCACATCTATAGCCAATGTTTCTTGCGCCATATGTTGAACCTCTGTTAGATGGATATGGCCTGCTGCATGACGTAGGTCATAAAGCCGTTCAGCCAATTTTATAAATAAAACGGAAAGTTGTACGTGATCTTCTTTAATCGCTTCCTTCAATCGATTTTTTACATAAAGCAAAGAGGCATGATCTAAATCTTGGCGTTTATCTATACCTACCAGATTTAACACAAAGGCATAAACACCTAGATTATAATGTTTCTTGATATAAGAAAGCGGCAAACAAGTACGGCGAACCAACTCATAAAGCAAAGAAGCATAAATCACTTTAGGAGAGTGAAAAACCCATTCTACCACTAATGCAGCAATCCCTACTTGATCGAACATAAAACAATTGACCAGAGTCATGCCGCTTAAAGCCAAAATGTTTCCGCAATAATAAAATCAAACCAGAAATTATTTTCATATCAATAGGATCCTCTTGAAGAGAGGATTTACAAACACAGTCATGAAACTGCATCAATTCCATCATCGAATCAGCTTGTTCCTTAGGGGTGACAGGTGACTCTAAGGTTAGGGAATCTATAGGTAGGGTAGTAGTCATCTTGCTAAGGATATCAGTAACCTTATTCGGTAATACTAATAACATAGCTTTTTTGCTAGCATCATCAGGAGCTTCTAAATATCCGTAGTGGGCCTCAATAATCGTAGATAGGGTTTGTTGTTGTAGATCTATGGATGGCGGAATTTCCTGTTTACCTTTTGTTCCCATATAATCCATGAGATCGTCATATTGCTTCTTTACTTTAGGTAACGCTTTCGCATCAACGGTATAATGGCTGATAACTAGAGCAGTAGCTTTAAAGTCCATAAAGGTAGGATAGCTGTTATCGATAGGGTCTGCTTGTATAAAGTGCAAAGTAGTAGAATGCAGTTGTATACGAATAACTGGTGAAACATCGTTTTCTATTTTACCAATCCGTAAAACAGATTGAACCAATAAATAAACTAATTGGTTGATATCGCCTATAATAGATAGGCCTTTATCAGCATCGTTTATTGTTTCTAACAGAATCCTAGGTGGATCAGTAATCTCTTGGGAGAGTGCAACTTCCACTTTACGAATCAGTTTATCGAAAGTAATTTTAGTAGGCTGTAACAGCGCATGATCTTTATATTTTTCTCTTCTATTGAAATAGGTTATCCAATCATAAAACTTATTGATAATACTTTGTAAATCTTGCTTATAAATGGGAATGTTATTATCTAAAAAGGAGATAGATTCCTCAATCTTACCAACTACTTGGTTTAAAATAAATCCATAACCTTTATGGGCATGGGAAGAAGAACCATTTGATGGAACCATTGCTGCATCATAAAGGGAGGCTTTTACTCGTTGGGATTCTCTGATTTTTTCTTGATTTTTTAGATAAATATTCTGTGTGGTAATATTACCTACTTCGATTTTAAAGCAAATAATAATAGCAAATACCAGCATACCCATCATACATAGTGGTAATAAAGAGCCTAATACAGGGAAATAGCATCCAACATAAATCGGATAAATGGCTACTAATGATGTAATGGCAACAACTCTTATACCTATATAAAGAGGAAAAATCCATAATATTACGAATAAATGGGAAAAAGATAAGGATAAGGTAAAGATAAGATCACTAGGATACCACCAGTTCAAAAGTAAACTCATAGGAAGATAAACTGATAAACCTATTAACCAATATAGACCAATAAACCAACTTGGAATGGACCTTATTTTTTTGGAAATATCATATAGAAATGGATAACCTAAACAACAAGCTGATCCAAATAGTTGAATGGTAAGCCAGCATCCATCATGATTCGTAATACGTACCATAGAATAAGCAAACAAACTAGTAATGGTAATATATAATCCTACATATACCATCGTAGTGTGGCTCGGCATCAACTTGGCTAAAGTATCTTTTCTATTTGTCCAATAATTCTTAATCGTTTCTTGGCGTTCTGCACGCTTACGGGAATTTTCTTGTTTAATTTGTTTAAATGTATCATCTATTCCAATCCACCATCTATCTTTTGGTTGTTTTGATAGATAATGGGCTGACATCATAGCTAGACCATTGGCTAGCATAGCAAGGACAGAACCATCTATACCAGTAGAAGATTGAACCAATTTGTTCCATATTAGAATGGTGAATACACCTGTACCCATGCCGATTAACGCGGTACGGGAAGTGCTGCGAAAACCAAAGACGGCTAGTAATAGCGGAGCAGCTGTAATAGGCACGGAAACTTGCAGTGCCCAACAAAGCAACCGGAACAAATCATTACAGTAAAAAGCTATTATCATGGCTAATAAACCAGTAACTAGAGAGGAAATCCTTACTATATATAACTGATGTTTTTCTGACAACATGTGCCATTTTGAGTAAATATTAGCAAGTAAATCATGGGTAAGCATGGTAGCACAGTTATTTAAACTAGAGTCAGCAGTCGACATAGTCATAGCAATGAGTCCAATTAGAATAGATGCTTGCAGAATAGGTGGGCATTGACCGACAATATAGGGCCAAATTTCTTCTATACTTAAATGATTTATGGATATAATGGTAAATAAACCGATAAAAATAATAAAACCTACTATAAGTAGATTAAAAATGCTAGTGTAATAAAAAACTTTTTTAGCTTGTGTAACTCCAGAAGACATATACATTCGTTGCATCATACTAGGTCTTCCACTAGGCATTATAATCGCTAATACTAGCATAAATGCTCCAATAGATTTACGATTGAGCTGAAATAAACTATCCATTTGAAATTTCGTCGAACACTTTAAGCAGTCAATTATCTCTGTTACCGACTGGTTGGTATGTATATACATATACCAAGTAAAAAAGGGAATAACAATTGTAAAGGTGATAAATTGCATAACGTCAGTAAAGGTGACAGAACGAATGCCACCCAAACTGGAATAGGTAACAAAAATTAGACTAATGGCCACTGTAATAGCATGGGAATCTATCTTAGGTATACAGATCGTAACAGCTGAAGTGACTACATTAATTTGTGTAACAATAGTTATAAGGGAGCGTACTACACCAAATAGTGCAGAAATGATTCTAGGCCATGTACCATATACGCTACCTATACTTTCTGCTGTGGAAAGGTGGTACATAAATGGTCCCATATGTGGTATAAGTAGCGTCCATATCCAAATAGAGATACTGTCTGCCAGCAATATAATAATATAATATATACCCTGATTATAAATCTGTTGTACGGTACGCATTAAGGCACCTCCCCCATAAAGTGTGGCCAGTAATGTAGCCACTAAAGTAGCAGTAGCAAAATTTTTATTACCTATTGCATATTCGCGTAAGGAAGTTATTTTCCCGCTATAGTAGATACCTACGACTAATGTGAATAACAAAAAGGATATGACTATAGTTGGCAGAATATATAAGGTTAGCATACATTATTAGTTGAATATGGGAAATGATAGATACAAATTATTATATTATTTTAATATATTATTTATATCTTAATATATTATTTATATCTTATTAATACTAAGCTAAGTATATAGCTTATTCATTATCTATTAGCCTTAGTTAGCATGGTACTTTACATGCTATACAAGCATAACCCACCTTTTTTATCTTATTTCAATGGAGTTTTTCCCTATAGAGTTTTGCCAACAGGAGACAGACAAATGGATTAATCCACATCAAGAGGGATATGAAAAACCATTATTGGACAAGCAGATACAACAAGCTTATTTGAAAAATTTACATGAACGCTTGTTTGGTACTGCATCTCCTTGGGATCAAGACTACGTTAAACAGGTTCTACAAACAGACATCTGGGATAGTGAAAAAGAGCAACTTACAATATTTTCTAATCAGGATAATCTATCGCAATCCAAATGGTATGGCCTTAACTTTAGACCTTATCCAGACAAAAAGATACAAGATATAGCCGATACAATTCCCTTAGACGAGCTGAAAATATTATCCTTTCACAAGGAAAACAGGGCAATGACAATCAAAAATTTAACAGGAAGAAGCCTACCTACAACAGATATTTATGTACGCAGCATTATTCCGGGCTATGGCTATCCGCTTGACCAGCTACAAGCCTCTTCTATTTTTATTGGTACCCCTATTTATGTTATAAATCAAACGAAAGATAAACGTTGGTCACTTGTTATAACACCAGACTTTATTGTATGGGTTGAAAGTGATGGGATAGCCTATACCAATGATAACTTTATTGAAACGTGGAAATCTGCTGAGAAAGAAAATCTTGCTGCAATTATACAAACAGATACAACTTTAGTCAATCAAAAAGGAAGATGTTTAGCAACAGCCTATATCGGTACATTGTTTCCAGCACGTAGTGCTATAATGGAAAAACTGATCTTGTCTGTACCTATAGCTGACAAAGATGGAAATGCCTTATTATCTGATGTAGTAGTTCACTCAACGCAAGCGGCATATATCCCCATTAAGTCATCTCCAAGAAATTTTGCTCAATTAATAAATAGTTTAAAAGGGAGGCCTTATGGTTGGGGAGGTCTATCATACTATAACGATTGTTCTGCAGAGCTTAAATGTCTTTTTCTTCCTTTTGGTATTTGGTTGCCCCGTCAATCATACGACCAGATAAAGACAACAGCAGTGGTTGACTTAAGTGCTGCTACACCAACAGAGCGTCTTACTTATTTAATTGAGCATGGAAAACCATTCTTTACCATAATGTATATTAAAGGACATATCTTTTTGTATATAGGGAATTTCCAACAGGTTGGTCAAAAATTACCTATGGTAATGAGTTACCAAAATGTTTGGGGACTAGCTAATATAACAGGAGATAAAATATCCATAATTGGAGAGGCTGTTTTTCTTCCGCTATTGCTTAGCTATTCAGAAGATCCTAGTCTTAATTCACTCTTAAGTAGAGATACATTTCAAGTGAGCCATTTGAATCATCTACCCAAAGGATATCCTAGGCTTATGCTCCCATATGTACTCTAAAGTTATCTTTTTGAAGAAACTATTTAGAAAACTGATCTAATAGATCATCTAGATACTTACCATCGTTCGCATCAAACTGATATAAACGAGATCCTTCCTTTCCATGGTATATTTTTTCCCAATCCTCACGTGCATCATCATTGCGAAGTATATCATCACCAGAATGGTGTATTTTAAATGCTAAAATACCTCTTCTGACTGAATCATTATAAGTGCCATCTGCTTTGATATCGTATCCATATTCACGTAGTTTTTGTATACATTCTTGTTGATCTTGTGATAATCTATTATCTTTTTCCTTATAAGGCACTACTATATCAGGGTTTGTACTTATGCTTAAGTCCTTTTTTCTTGGGTATACACCAAAATTTTTATTAATGTTAAGTTCACTCAAAGATGGTTCATCCTGTGCGTTAGCCAACTTGTCCCAAAAGAAATAAGGATTTGGATCAATTTTTCTACCTGGAGCCCAATCGCTATGCCCTAACATTAGTTTGGCATCAATGTTCCTATTCTGTTGAGTAAGCATTTCAGACAGTGCTACATTAGACTTGATTTGTTCCTCTGTATAAGGTTGATTACCATTGTTTACATTTTCAATTCCAATAGACCAGCTATTCATATCATTTTGTAGTTCGGAACAAGATACTAAAGAGCTGCTAAGTTTAGAGCTTTCAGCCAAATTACCAATTCCTGCGTGACAAGCTCTGTAAGGATCTTCAACAAAACAATATATGCTCCCATCAGTGTCAATAACATAATGAGCAGATACTATAGATTTTCCTTGTGTAAATATATCAACAGTACGATTGAAGTCTGCAACTGTATGATGCTGCATGATGTATATAGGATATGCTTCCCCATATAGTCTATCTTTCTCATCTGGACCAGTTTTTTTAAATCTATAGTTGAAAGTGTTACACTGTCTTGTTTCTCGGTTGGTTGTCTCCCCACTTTCTCCATATTTTATCGGATATTTATCCATATCACGCAGGTAATCTTTTTTTAACATAGGTTGATACGATACGTATCCACCACAAGCTATTCCCAATGAACTAAGTAGGAATGCATTGAAAGTAAATTGTATTTTCTTCATAGCAGTATGCGTTTACAAGGTGTCATCAATATAACCATACATAAAGTATGTAATTCGTATAGGTATGATTCATACACTAAAAGTATAGGATTAAATCCTGACCAATACAATAATAGACACTTTCTTTTTTCCTTAAATTTTATAAAAGACCTTAAATAGTGTCATCATAAGTAATTGGGGCCTCAGAAAAGGGAAAATAAAGCACGTTAAGGCAATGGTAATGTTCTTATCGGTCTTAACCCTCACTAGATGTGGTATAGATTAAAATTTAAAACCTAAAACTAAATCTTTAGCAAACAATTTTATTTATTATCAGACATATTAACATATCGATAAAAGCTTGCTCTGGAAATTTTTAATGTTTTACAGATATCATTAATGGCCATACCATGATCCTTATGCATGTTTTTAGCCATCAATACCTTAGGATCTGTGGAGGATAATCTTTTTCGACCGCCTTTCTTACCACGCGCTCTTGCTGCCTCTAAACCTGCCCGTGTTCTTTCTTGGGTAAGACGACGCTCAAATTGCGCCAAAGAAGAAAATATGTTAAAAATTAATTCTCCTGAAGCAGTTGTGGTATCAATAGCCCCGTCACACAAAGATCTAAATCCAATGCCTTTCTGGTATAAATCTTCGATAAGTTGAACCAAATGAGCCATGGACCGACCTAGCCGATCTAATCGCCAGACTAATAGGGTATCACCAGAATTTAAACTTTCTAAGCATTTTCTTAAACCTGGACGTTCCGATTTAGCCCCTGAGATTTTGTCTATAAAGATCATATTACTTGCACACCCTGCTTTTGCAAGCGCGTCAACTTGAAGGTGAACTTCCTGATCTTGGGTACTAACCCTTACATAACCGACTAGTTTTGCCATATTGTCCCAAATATACCAAATATAATGAGTTTACAGTATTTTGTTTTTTAAGACCGCAATATGATACATCTAATGACTATATTTTAAGAATCGATTTACGGTGTCTCGTTAAACGGTCGTTTCTAGAGACACCGTAAATCGATTCTTAAAATATAGTCATTAGATGTATCATATTGCGGTCTTAAAAAACAAAATACTGTAAACTCATTATATTTGGTATATTTGGGACAATATGGCAAAACTAGTCGGTTATGTAAGGGTTAGTACCCAAGATCAGGAAGTTCACCTTCAAGTTGACGCGCTTGCAAAAGCAGGGTGTGCAAGTAATATGATCTTTATAGACAAAATCTCAGGGGCTAAATCGGAACGTCCAGGTTTAAGAAAATGCTTAGAAAGTTTAAATTCTGGTGATACCCTATTAGTCTGGCGATTAGATCGGCTAGGTCGGTCCATGGCTCATTTGGTTCAACTTATCGAAGATTTATACCAGAAAGGCATTGGATTTAGA
Proteins encoded in this region:
- a CDS encoding recombinase family protein, translated to MAKLVGYVRVSTQDQEVHLQVDALAKAGCASNMIFIDKISGAKSERPGLRKCLESLNSGDTLLVWRLDRLGRSMAHLVQLIEDLYQKGIGFRSLCDGAIDTTTASGELIFNIFSSLAQFERRLTQERTRAGLEAARARGKKGGRKRLSSTDPKVLMAKNMHKDHGMAINDICKTLKISRASFYRYVNMSDNK
- a CDS encoding N-acetylmuramoyl-L-alanine amidase translates to MKKIQFTFNAFLLSSLGIACGGYVSYQPMLKKDYLRDMDKYPIKYGESGETTNRETRQCNTFNYRFKKTGPDEKDRLYGEAYPIYIMQHHTVADFNRTVDIFTQGKSIVSAHYVIDTDGSIYCFVEDPYRACHAGIGNLAESSKLSSSLVSCSELQNDMNSWSIGIENVNNGNQPYTEEQIKSNVALSEMLTQQNRNIDAKLMLGHSDWAPGRKIDPNPYFFWDKLANAQDEPSLSELNINKNFGVYPRKKDLSISTNPDIVVPYKEKDNRLSQDQQECIQKLREYGYDIKADGTYNDSVRRGILAFKIHHSGDDILRNDDAREDWEKIYHGKEGSRLYQFDANDGKYLDDLLDQFSK
- a CDS encoding SH3 domain-containing protein is translated as MEFFPIEFCQQETDKWINPHQEGYEKPLLDKQIQQAYLKNLHERLFGTASPWDQDYVKQVLQTDIWDSEKEQLTIFSNQDNLSQSKWYGLNFRPYPDKKIQDIADTIPLDELKILSFHKENRAMTIKNLTGRSLPTTDIYVRSIIPGYGYPLDQLQASSIFIGTPIYVINQTKDKRWSLVITPDFIVWVESDGIAYTNDNFIETWKSAEKENLAAIIQTDTTLVNQKGRCLATAYIGTLFPARSAIMEKLILSVPIADKDGNALLSDVVVHSTQAAYIPIKSSPRNFAQLINSLKGRPYGWGGLSYYNDCSAELKCLFLPFGIWLPRQSYDQIKTTAVVDLSAATPTERLTYLIEHGKPFFTIMYIKGHIFLYIGNFQQVGQKLPMVMSYQNVWGLANITGDKISIIGEAVFLPLLLSYSEDPSLNSLLSRDTFQVSHLNHLPKGYPRLMLPYVL
- a CDS encoding Rpn family recombination-promoting nuclease/putative transposase — encoded protein: MTERLKHDSLAKKILSDPVAAHEFLSHYLPESCKSLLDLNTLKIEKESYVEDNLKQKFSDLVFSIKMKNNDKAFIYTLIEAEVSPKYWTAFKLWKYMFLLLERHKTKKKSKLPLIIPLVVYHGNTPFTVPRNLWELFSEPSLAKEFMGGDYRLIDLYSMPDDQIKNKAHLGMLEYFMKYVHTRDMLKLWEEFLENFQSSIVLDKEKGYIYIRTFLWYTDSKLPEDKYSNLENIIREHLPKEDKEDLMRTIAQKYREEGIRIGQESGIKIGQEKGKLEGKLEGKLEGKLEGKLEGETEKALSIARAMLAKRYPLEDIIALTGLSRSSIQDLV
- a CDS encoding sodium:solute symporter family protein; the protein is MLFTLVVGIYYSGKITSLREYAIGNKNFATATLVATLLATLYGGGALMRTVQQIYNQGIYYIIILLADSISIWIWTLLIPHMGPFMYHLSTAESIGSVYGTWPRIISALFGVVRSLITIVTQINVVTSAVTICIPKIDSHAITVAISLIFVTYSSLGGIRSVTFTDVMQFITFTIVIPFFTWYMYIHTNQSVTEIIDCLKCSTKFQMDSLFQLNRKSIGAFMLVLAIIMPSGRPSMMQRMYMSSGVTQAKKVFYYTSIFNLLIVGFIIFIGLFTIISINHLSIEEIWPYIVGQCPPILQASILIGLIAMTMSTADSSLNNCATMLTHDLLANIYSKWHMLSEKHQLYIVRISSLVTGLLAMIIAFYCNDLFRLLCWALQVSVPITAAPLLLAVFGFRSTSRTALIGMGTGVFTILIWNKLVQSSTGIDGSVLAMLANGLAMMSAHYLSKQPKDRWWIGIDDTFKQIKQENSRKRAERQETIKNYWTNRKDTLAKLMPSHTTMVYVGLYITITSLFAYSMVRITNHDGCWLTIQLFGSACCLGYPFLYDISKKIRSIPSWFIGLYWLIGLSVYLPMSLLLNWWYPSDLIFTLSLSFSHLFVILWIFPLYIGIRVVAITSLVAIYPIYVGCYFPVLGSLLPLCMMGMLVFAIIICFKIEVGNITTQNIYLKNQEKIRESQRVKASLYDAAMVPSNGSSSHAHKGYGFILNQVVGKIEESISFLDNNIPIYKQDLQSIINKFYDWITYFNRREKYKDHALLQPTKITFDKLIRKVEVALSQEITDPPRILLETINDADKGLSIIGDINQLVYLLVQSVLRIGKIENDVSPVIRIQLHSTTLHFIQADPIDNSYPTFMDFKATALVISHYTVDAKALPKVKKQYDDLMDYMGTKGKQEIPPSIDLQQQTLSTIIEAHYGYLEAPDDASKKAMLLVLPNKVTDILSKMTTTLPIDSLTLESPVTPKEQADSMMELMQFHDCVCKSSLQEDPIDMKIISGLILLLRKHFGFKRHDSGQLFYVRSSRDCCISGRMGFSLS
- a CDS encoding HD domain-containing protein, encoding MFDQVGIAALVVEWVFHSPKVIYASLLYELVRRTCLPLSYIKKHYNLGVYAFVLNLVGIDKRQDLDHASLLYVKNRLKEAIKEDHVQLSVLFIKLAERLYDLRHAAGHIHLTEVQHMAQETLAIDVQIANTYLGREIGITLEQAAKQALEYYENTNKEKDIVTKN